A window of Peromyscus eremicus chromosome 7, PerEre_H2_v1, whole genome shotgun sequence contains these coding sequences:
- the LOC131914739 gene encoding synapsin-1-like, whose translation MPPRTRRPAPRTANTTDAHAPGPGRAPQTPTELLASRRLRRRRRFHPSGVSRSPPPALPPALPSMRRAAPRGGARAGLDRSPRGTAPRGVTGAIPRGRGIRTRGFACRKTGPRAAQKAGSLQLRRSTVGLPPSQVTLSAS comes from the coding sequence ATGCCGCCGCGGACGCGGAGGCCCGCACCCCGGACTGCGAACACGACAGATGCCCACGCCCCGGGTCCGGGTCGGGCCCCGCAGACACCCACCGAGCTCCTCGCATCCCGCCGCCTCCGCCGGCGCCGGCGCTTCCATCCCTCGGGGGTCTCCAGGTCGCCGCCGCCCGCTCTGCCGCCCGCACTGCCGAGCATGCGCAGAGCCGCCCCGAGGGGCGGGGCCCGGGCCGGCCTCGACCGCAGCCCACGAGGGACTGCGCCTCGCGGGGTGACAGGCGCGATTCCGAGAGGCCGGGGGATCCGAACCCGGGGCTTCGCGTGCCGGAAAACGGGGCCTCGGGCCGCGCAGAAAGCCGGCAGCCTGCAACTCCGACGGTCGACGGTCGGTCTTCCTCCATCCCAGGTTACACTCTCAGCATCTTAA